DNA from Saccharicrinis carchari:
TCAGGAAAAAAATAAAATTGAGGCCGTTGCGGCCAAAGACAATATCACGGCCATTAAAATAAAGTCGGGACGTATGTTATTGGCCTATGGTTTTTTGCGTAAGGTATTTGAAATATTTGAGACCTACAAAACACCCATTGACATGATTACCACTTCAGAGGTGGGGGTATCCGTAACAATAGACGATAGCCGCCATTTAAACAACATTGTGGACGATCTTAAAAAATTTGGCCTGGTGGAGGTGGATACCAAGCAGGTTATTATATGCGTGGTGGGCGATTTGGTAGCCGATAACGCGGGCTATGCCAGTAAAATATTGGGTGCACTTAAGGATATACCTATACGGATGATTTCGTACGGCGGAAGCAACCAAAATGTGTCGTTGTTAATTAGTGAAAAGTATAAAAAAGAAGCCCTTAACCTTCTGAGTAAGCACCTGTTTTAATTTATTTGTGTACATGTACAATACATTTCCTATTGAAAAATTAAATAAGGTGGAAACGCCTTTTTACTATTATAACATGCGCTTGTTGGATAATACCTTAAAAGTAATCAAGCAAGAAGCGGACAAGTACGATTACCATATCCATTATGCTGTAAAGGCCAATGCCAACAAACGTATTTTGGAACGTGTAAATGCCTTTGGTTTTGGCGCCGATTGTGTGAGTGGTAACGAAGTGTCGGCCTCGCTGGCCGCCGGTTTCCCCAATAGCAAGGTTGTTTTTGCCGGAGTGGGCAAAGCAGATAAAGAAATTATTACCGGCCTGGAAAACGATATTGCCTGCTTTAACGTGGAGAGTATCCCCGAACTGGAGGTAATTGACGAAATAGCGGCAAGGATGAAGAAAACGGCACGCGTGGCACTACGTATCAACCCAAACGTAAAAGCCAATACACACAAATACATCACTACGGGACTCGAAGAAAATAAATTTGGTATTTACCTATGGGATCTGGAAAAGGTGTTGGATAAAGTAAAACAGCTTGACAACATTAAGTTTGTGGGTATTCATTTTCATATCGGTTCGCAAATAAACGATCTGGATTCGTACAAAATGCTTTGTACCCGTATTAACGAACTACAAGAGCTTTTTGTAAAACGACGCAACATCCCTACCATTATAAATGTAGGGGGCGGACTGGGTATCGATTACGAAAATCCGGATGAAAATCCGATGCCTGATTTTGAAGCTTTCTTTAAAATATTTGATGACTTTTTGGAGTTGAAGAAGGGACAAGAAGTACACTTTGAGTTGGGCCGATCGGTAGTGGGGCAATGCGGAACCTTAATGAGTAAAGTGCTCTACGTTAAAGAAGGTATAAATACCGATTTTGCCATTATTGATGCGGGTATGAGCGACTTGATACGCCCTGCCCTGTACCAGGCTTACCATAAAATCGAGAACCTGACTTCAGAACACGAAGAGAATAAATACGATGTGGTAGGGCCTATCTGCGAATCGTCGGATTGTTTTGGTAAGGCGGTAAGCTTGCCCGCGACGGTCAGGGGCGATTTAATAGCTATTCGATCGGCTGGTGCCTACGGCGAAGTGATGGCCAATCAATACAACCTGCGACCATTGCCAATAGCTATTTATTCCGACGAGATGGAGTAGATGAATAATTACCTCCCCGTTAAATCCCTGATTACCTTACTGGCAGCCCAACAGCCAAAAAGAGCCGGCATAAACGAAATGGTTCCTACCGTTGTTTTTTTGTTACGCTCTCCTTCCGTTTTTACAATATATTCCCTGGGTACAATTTCTGAGGAGTAAATAACGGGTACCCCCTTGCGTATGCCGTGTTGATACAGTCGTTTGCGCACCATACGAGCCAGGTTACAATACTTTGTGTTGGAGATATCCGTGAAGGCTATCTTTGAAGGGTCAAACTTACCACCTGCCCCCATCGACGAAATAATAGGGATATCTCGCTCTAAGGCTTCACAAATAAGCGCTACTTTGGGCGACAATGTGTCGATGGCATCCAACACATAATCAAAACCTTCTGCTAGCAAATCGCTAAAGGCATTTTCATCTATAAACTGAGCAATAGTCGTCAATTGCAGTTGGGGGTTAATGTCTAAAAGTCTCATTTTCACCA
Protein-coding regions in this window:
- the lysA gene encoding diaminopimelate decarboxylase, translating into MYNTFPIEKLNKVETPFYYYNMRLLDNTLKVIKQEADKYDYHIHYAVKANANKRILERVNAFGFGADCVSGNEVSASLAAGFPNSKVVFAGVGKADKEIITGLENDIACFNVESIPELEVIDEIAARMKKTARVALRINPNVKANTHKYITTGLEENKFGIYLWDLEKVLDKVKQLDNIKFVGIHFHIGSQINDLDSYKMLCTRINELQELFVKRRNIPTIINVGGGLGIDYENPDENPMPDFEAFFKIFDDFLELKKGQEVHFELGRSVVGQCGTLMSKVLYVKEGINTDFAIIDAGMSDLIRPALYQAYHKIENLTSEHEENKYDVVGPICESSDCFGKAVSLPATVRGDLIAIRSAGAYGEVMANQYNLRPLPIAIYSDEME
- a CDS encoding tRNA threonylcarbamoyladenosine dehydratase, which gives rise to MDWLERTELLLGKAQLEELKYKKVLVVGLGGVGSYAAEQIARAGIGKMTIVDGDTVNNSNRNRQLPALYSTLGQLKAEVVKMRLLDINPQLQLTTIAQFIDENAFSDLLAEGFDYVLDAIDTLSPKVALICEALERDIPIISSMGAGGKFDPSKIAFTDISNTKYCNLARMVRKRLYQHGIRKGVPVIYSSEIVPREYIVKTEGERNKKTTVGTISFMPALFGCWAASKVIRDLTGR